A genomic region of Rhodococcus pyridinivorans contains the following coding sequences:
- a CDS encoding (deoxy)nucleoside triphosphate pyrophosphohydrolase, with product MSASTSSASTPAPDGHVVAGAVIRDGRVLLAQRTRPVDLAGLWELPGGKAEPGESVEAALVRELREELGVEVRGAERLGVAVPLAGGRELCAYRVELVSGDPEPLDHAALRWVDADELGEVDLVPADRAWIPDLREHLRR from the coding sequence ATGTCTGCAAGCACATCGTCCGCGAGTACACCGGCGCCCGACGGGCACGTCGTGGCCGGCGCCGTCATCCGGGACGGACGCGTGCTGCTCGCCCAGCGCACGCGGCCCGTCGACCTCGCGGGCCTGTGGGAGTTGCCCGGAGGCAAGGCGGAACCGGGGGAGAGCGTGGAGGCGGCGCTCGTGCGGGAGCTGAGGGAAGAGCTCGGTGTCGAGGTGCGCGGTGCGGAGCGACTGGGGGTCGCGGTGCCGTTGGCCGGAGGTCGCGAGTTGTGTGCCTACAGGGTCGAACTCGTCTCGGGTGATCCCGAGCCGCTGGACCACGCGGCGTTGCGGTGGGTCGACGCGGACGAACTCGGGGAGGTCGATCTCGTCCCGGCCGATCGTGCGTGGATTCCCGATCTACGCGAACATCTGCGGCGCTGA